Proteins found in one Erythrobacter sp. KY5 genomic segment:
- a CDS encoding pitrilysin family protein, translating into MNFPTRAFAAGLLLALPNIALTSTLAAQDAAPSVEYSGEPTWYFEQSDIPVDPGYTFGVLENGMRYILRENATPEGTAMVRMRIDSGSLAENEAERGLSHYLEHMAFNGSKGIPEGEMIALLEREGLAFGADTNASTGFDAITYMLNLPRNDEDLLGTALMLMRETASELTIAEDAVERERGVVLSERRDRRNFAQKAREDGLEFVAPGARFIERLPIGTLEALENASAAQLRSLYERTYTPSNTVLVIVGDFPVEVMEAAIRERFSDWAPAPAPVEPEAGPVDITRRGETDIYIDPALSESVTITALGPWIDRPDTLATRRENLLRSIGMNIIARRLSRLTRQEDAPFSGARFSMGEIFEDARTNSITISTENGQWRDGLLAAVREVNQALAYGFTQAEVDEQVANGRTAIENQVAGAETRANGFFVGSALRLVADDVVPTLPEDALVRFNQTVEGITPEDVFALLKADLLPIDDPLIRFQGRTAPEGGEAALRAAFVEAMALPIAAPADTGSAQFAYTDFGEPGTIVSDTRDDRFGFRYVTFDNGVRLTIKQTDIREDRVSFRVLLDGGSLLNTREDPLATYLVTSLPLGGLGQHSRDELQTILAGRSVRLNVAAGSDTFSFAGGTTPRDLELQLQLVAAGITDPGYRPEGIDQFRRNIDNFFDAMGSTPASAYGEVSGKILSDGDPRFSLQSREAFFAKDYDQLANVISDRFENGAIEVALVGDIDEDAAIASVASTLGALPPREIDFQPREAARTRTFTEDRGEKVVRHSGEEDQAWVRMIWPTRDDSDHTETIELQLLARAMRIALTDRLREDLGQAYSTQATSFTSNVYPGYGTFTLFAPVGASELETVRGVFRELLSDFREGRIDPDLIERARKPMLEAYDNALKSLGGWMNLADRAQSQADRLGRWFESPELLKAVTAEDLQTAAAQYLSPEDAVEFLVLPKVTGITRPPVDLSTMRQAPPARVIQR; encoded by the coding sequence ATGAATTTTCCGACGCGCGCTTTCGCTGCCGGCCTCCTGCTTGCCCTTCCCAACATCGCTCTCACCAGCACTCTTGCCGCGCAGGATGCTGCCCCCTCAGTGGAATACTCGGGGGAGCCGACATGGTATTTTGAACAGAGCGATATCCCGGTCGATCCGGGCTACACCTTTGGGGTGCTCGAAAATGGCATGCGCTACATCTTGCGCGAAAATGCGACGCCAGAGGGAACCGCGATGGTGCGCATGAGGATCGATTCCGGCTCGCTGGCTGAAAACGAAGCCGAGCGCGGGCTTTCGCATTATCTTGAGCACATGGCCTTCAACGGATCGAAGGGCATTCCCGAGGGCGAGATGATCGCGCTGCTCGAACGCGAGGGGCTTGCGTTTGGCGCAGATACGAATGCGTCGACCGGCTTCGACGCGATCACCTACATGCTCAACCTGCCTCGCAATGACGAGGATCTGCTGGGCACTGCTTTGATGCTGATGCGTGAGACAGCAAGCGAACTGACCATCGCCGAAGATGCGGTTGAGCGCGAGCGCGGCGTCGTCCTTTCAGAGAGACGCGACAGGCGCAATTTCGCCCAAAAAGCGCGCGAGGACGGCCTTGAGTTCGTGGCGCCGGGCGCGCGTTTCATCGAACGCCTGCCCATCGGCACCCTGGAGGCGCTCGAAAACGCGAGCGCAGCGCAATTGAGGAGCCTGTACGAGCGCACCTACACGCCCAGCAACACCGTTCTGGTGATTGTCGGGGACTTCCCGGTCGAAGTGATGGAAGCCGCTATCCGGGAGCGTTTCTCCGACTGGGCCCCCGCACCCGCACCGGTCGAGCCGGAGGCCGGACCGGTCGACATCACACGTCGCGGTGAAACCGATATCTACATCGACCCTGCGCTTTCGGAATCGGTTACCATCACCGCGCTTGGCCCGTGGATTGACCGACCCGACACGCTGGCCACGCGGCGCGAGAATTTGCTGCGCTCCATCGGGATGAACATCATTGCGAGGCGTCTGTCGCGCCTTACACGGCAGGAGGATGCACCCTTCTCCGGCGCGCGGTTCAGCATGGGCGAGATATTTGAGGACGCGCGCACAAACTCTATCACGATCTCGACCGAAAACGGCCAATGGCGCGACGGCCTGCTCGCTGCCGTGCGCGAGGTCAATCAGGCGCTGGCCTACGGCTTCACACAGGCCGAGGTCGACGAACAGGTCGCCAATGGCCGCACCGCGATTGAGAACCAGGTCGCTGGCGCTGAAACGCGGGCGAATGGCTTTTTCGTGGGCTCGGCACTCAGGCTTGTCGCCGACGACGTCGTCCCGACCTTACCCGAGGACGCGCTCGTCCGGTTCAACCAGACCGTTGAAGGGATAACTCCGGAAGACGTTTTCGCCTTACTCAAGGCAGACCTTTTGCCGATCGACGATCCGCTCATCCGGTTTCAGGGACGAACCGCGCCAGAAGGCGGCGAAGCGGCGCTGCGCGCGGCATTTGTCGAAGCGATGGCCCTGCCGATTGCGGCGCCTGCCGACACGGGCTCTGCGCAGTTCGCATACACCGACTTTGGCGAGCCCGGAACTATCGTGTCGGACACGCGCGATGATCGTTTCGGCTTTCGTTACGTCACCTTTGACAATGGCGTGCGCCTGACGATCAAACAGACCGATATCCGCGAGGATCGGGTGAGCTTTCGCGTGCTGCTCGACGGGGGGAGCCTGCTGAACACGCGTGAAGACCCGCTTGCGACCTATCTGGTCACCTCGCTCCCTCTTGGCGGCCTTGGGCAGCACAGCCGCGATGAATTGCAGACCATCCTTGCCGGGCGCAGCGTCAGGCTCAACGTCGCGGCAGGCTCGGATACTTTCAGCTTTGCAGGCGGGACGACGCCGCGCGACCTTGAATTGCAGTTGCAGCTGGTCGCCGCGGGAATCACAGACCCCGGCTACCGCCCGGAAGGCATCGACCAGTTCAGGCGGAACATCGACAACTTCTTCGATGCGATGGGATCGACCCCGGCAAGCGCTTATGGAGAGGTCAGCGGAAAAATCCTGTCGGATGGCGACCCGCGCTTCAGTCTGCAAAGCCGCGAGGCGTTTTTCGCCAAGGACTATGACCAGCTGGCAAACGTGATCTCAGACCGGTTCGAAAACGGCGCAATCGAAGTCGCGCTGGTCGGCGATATCGACGAAGATGCCGCCATTGCGAGCGTCGCATCGACGCTTGGCGCCCTGCCCCCTCGCGAAATCGACTTCCAACCGCGCGAGGCTGCGCGGACCCGAACCTTTACCGAGGACCGCGGCGAGAAGGTCGTGCGCCATAGCGGCGAAGAGGATCAGGCATGGGTGCGCATGATCTGGCCCACGCGCGACGACAGCGACCATACCGAAACAATCGAGCTTCAGTTGCTTGCACGGGCAATGCGGATCGCGCTTACAGACCGACTGCGTGAAGATCTGGGGCAGGCCTATTCGACGCAGGCCACAAGTTTCACAAGCAACGTCTATCCCGGCTATGGCACCTTCACCCTGTTCGCACCGGTCGGGGCGAGCGAGCTCGAAACCGTACGCGGCGTGTTTCGCGAACTTCTTTCAGATTTCCGCGAAGGCAGGATCGACCCCGACCTGATCGAACGGGCGCGAAAGCCCATGCTTGAGGCTTACGACAATGCGCTCAAGAGCCTGGGTGGCTGGATGAACCTGGCGGACCGCGCGCAAAGCCAGGCCGACAGGCTGGGCCGCTGGTTCGAGAGCCCCGAATTGCTGAAAGCGGTGACGGCTGAGGACTTGCAGACCGCCGCTGCGCAGTACCTCTCGCCAGAGGATGCGGTGGAATTTCTCGTTCTGCCGAAAGTGACTGGCATCACGCGCCCACCTGTTGACCTCAGCACGATGCGGCAGGCCCCGCCCGCCCGCGTGATCCAGCGCTGA
- a CDS encoding caspase family protein, protein MGRWAHPLLTFAWAAFLLALPAAASAQKVALVIANSDYEHTSQLANPGRDAGLIAGALREAGFDTVELASNVARPEFMNQLRTFRQKADGAQTALVYYAGHGVESKGTNWLLPVDAALNAEKDLPFEAVEFGRVLDTIEGAKLRIAVLDACRNNPFAVRWTDDNRSVSRGLAPLEVDDMLVIYAAAPGNFAFDGAGGNSPFALALARRIVQPGLPVQLLGGMVRDDVLAATDGEQRPFISASMTGRPLFLVEGPDTQMAWLTGLYSEDEAPGANTAPLVNFADATDALSSTRGIESTDTAALDEQAWLSAARTDTVQSYRAYKEQFPDGAYARFAEANIAQLLDPTATGGEIESEKPWIISLGAALPDRYAVDLGAPLAIDGVWRISTNDKRLRIERGRAFAVDGWNHALLFRVEPEQVVAINVRKGENGEYLSRDILLNGDTVMTLRDDGNLDVRVATFPFPVNFVLIREALDDPDALARDTAG, encoded by the coding sequence ATGGGGAGATGGGCGCATCCATTACTGACATTTGCTTGGGCCGCATTCCTGCTCGCACTGCCTGCCGCCGCGAGCGCGCAGAAAGTCGCGCTTGTCATCGCCAATTCGGATTACGAACACACCTCGCAGCTTGCCAATCCCGGACGTGATGCCGGGTTGATCGCCGGGGCACTGCGCGAGGCGGGGTTCGACACGGTTGAGCTTGCCTCGAACGTCGCGCGCCCTGAATTCATGAACCAGCTTCGCACCTTTCGCCAGAAGGCTGACGGAGCGCAGACGGCTCTGGTCTATTACGCAGGGCATGGGGTCGAGAGCAAAGGCACCAACTGGTTGCTCCCCGTCGATGCGGCTCTCAACGCCGAAAAGGACCTGCCGTTCGAAGCGGTCGAGTTTGGCAGGGTCCTCGACACGATCGAGGGCGCCAAGCTCAGGATCGCGGTACTCGATGCGTGCCGCAACAACCCCTTCGCCGTGCGCTGGACCGACGACAATCGCAGCGTCTCACGCGGCCTTGCCCCGCTTGAGGTCGACGACATGCTGGTGATCTATGCCGCCGCGCCGGGCAATTTCGCGTTCGACGGGGCTGGCGGCAACTCGCCCTTTGCGCTCGCGCTGGCACGCCGGATCGTGCAGCCCGGATTGCCGGTGCAATTGCTCGGCGGAATGGTGCGAGACGATGTGCTGGCCGCGACCGATGGCGAACAGCGGCCTTTCATCTCCGCGTCGATGACCGGCAGGCCGCTATTCCTTGTCGAGGGGCCCGACACACAGATGGCGTGGCTGACCGGGCTCTATTCCGAAGACGAGGCGCCAGGAGCAAACACCGCGCCGCTGGTGAATTTCGCTGATGCCACCGACGCGCTCTCCTCCACGCGGGGCATCGAAAGCACCGACACCGCCGCATTGGACGAGCAGGCATGGCTATCCGCTGCGCGCACCGACACGGTGCAATCCTACCGCGCCTACAAAGAACAATTCCCGGATGGCGCTTACGCCCGTTTTGCCGAGGCCAATATTGCGCAATTGCTGGACCCGACAGCCACCGGAGGCGAGATCGAGAGCGAGAAACCGTGGATCATATCGCTCGGCGCGGCGCTGCCTGATCGCTATGCGGTGGACCTCGGCGCGCCGCTCGCGATTGACGGGGTCTGGCGCATTTCCACCAACGACAAACGCCTCAGGATAGAGCGTGGCCGCGCCTTTGCGGTCGATGGCTGGAACCATGCGCTGCTTTTCCGCGTGGAGCCCGAACAAGTCGTGGCGATCAACGTGCGCAAGGGCGAGAACGGCGAATATCTTAGTCGCGATATCCTTTTGAACGGCGACACCGTCATGACCCTTCGCGATGATGGCAACCTCGACGTTCGCGTCGCCACCTTCCCCTTCCCTGTCAATTTCGTGTTGATCCGCGAAGCGCTGGACGATCCCGATGCACTCGCCCGCGACACCGCCGGGTAG
- the purC gene encoding phosphoribosylaminoimidazolesuccinocarboxamide synthase has protein sequence MSRRSKIYEGKAKILYEGPEPGTLIQYFKDDATAFNAEKKGTINGKGVINNRISEHVFTRLSHIGIPTHFIRRLNMREQLVRQVEIIPIEVVLRNVAAGSISKRLGIEEGEPLPHTLIEYYYKDDSLGDPLVAEEHIACFNWASNEEMHDISSMAIRINDFLCGMFAAIDIRLVDFKLEFGRLYDGDYSRVILADEISPDGCRLWDMASGEKLDKDRFRRDLGGEEEAYREVARRLGLLQQEDNGPGEVFDLSSHRSRLRGTPPVKK, from the coding sequence ATGTCCCGCCGCTCCAAAATCTACGAAGGCAAGGCCAAGATCCTTTATGAGGGTCCAGAACCGGGCACGCTCATCCAGTATTTCAAGGATGACGCAACCGCCTTCAATGCCGAGAAAAAAGGCACGATCAACGGCAAGGGCGTGATCAACAATCGCATCAGCGAGCATGTTTTCACGCGCCTTTCGCATATCGGCATCCCGACGCACTTCATCCGCCGCCTCAACATGCGCGAACAATTGGTGCGGCAGGTCGAGATCATTCCGATCGAAGTGGTCTTGCGCAATGTTGCGGCGGGCTCGATTTCGAAGCGCCTCGGCATCGAGGAAGGCGAACCGCTGCCGCACACGCTGATCGAGTATTACTACAAGGACGATTCGCTGGGCGATCCGCTGGTCGCCGAAGAGCATATCGCCTGTTTCAACTGGGCTTCGAACGAGGAGATGCACGACATTTCCTCGATGGCGATCCGTATCAACGATTTCCTGTGCGGAATGTTCGCAGCAATCGACATTCGCCTTGTCGACTTCAAACTGGAGTTTGGCCGGCTTTACGATGGCGATTACAGCCGCGTGATCCTTGCCGATGAAATCAGCCCGGATGGCTGCCGTTTGTGGGACATGGCGAGCGGCGAAAAGCTCGACAAGGACCGCTTCCGCCGCGATCTTGGCGGTGAAGAAGAAGCCTATCGCGAGGTCGCTCGCCGTCTCGGCCTCCTGCAACAGGAAGACAACGGTCCGGGCGAAGTGTTCGACCTTTCCAGCCACCGCTCGCGCCTGCGCGGAACGCCTCCTGTCAAGAAGTAG
- a CDS encoding DNA gyrase inhibitor YacG: MTRTSKPCPICKKPRDHALKQQSGSAQENPFTPFCSERCKDRDLARWFGDGYSVPGEPVDPETAASRDWDTQD; the protein is encoded by the coding sequence ATGACGAGAACCAGCAAGCCCTGCCCGATCTGCAAGAAACCGCGCGACCACGCGCTCAAGCAGCAAAGCGGTAGCGCACAGGAGAATCCGTTCACGCCCTTCTGCTCAGAGCGCTGCAAGGATCGCGATCTCGCGCGTTGGTTTGGCGATGGATATTCGGTTCCCGGCGAGCCGGTCGATCCGGAAACCGCCGCATCACGTGACTGGGATACACAGGATTAG
- a CDS encoding ribonuclease E/G, whose translation MVDTGTNWLVEHGIGETRALLIENGEIVAAKLRWPGEISAGNRLFAKLTSKAAGRKRGTATLETGQEVLVDQLPPEATEGVQIGVRITRAPIAERGRLKRAQGRCFMVGSQPFDDAQTAAEEPRTKDLFVLGDSVSQFEMGDWEEVWHSASSGTIAFTGGEILCSVTPAMTVIDIDGDLAPRDLALAAVPAIAKALRWFDIGGNIGIDFPTLEAKADRRAVDEALEQALANWSHERTSMNGFGFVQIVARLEGPSLLHRFAASRTALCARYAIRVAERATGAGITLLRIHPALKAKIKDDWITDVERRTGRPLQIETDPGLALEAPHAQVVST comes from the coding sequence CTGAGATGGCCGGGCGAAATCAGCGCCGGCAACAGGCTTTTCGCAAAGCTGACTTCCAAGGCGGCAGGCAGAAAGCGAGGCACCGCAACGCTCGAAACCGGGCAGGAAGTGCTGGTCGACCAGTTGCCGCCCGAAGCGACCGAGGGCGTTCAGATCGGAGTACGCATCACCCGCGCTCCCATCGCGGAACGCGGTCGGCTCAAGCGCGCGCAGGGTCGCTGCTTCATGGTCGGCAGCCAGCCCTTTGACGATGCACAAACCGCTGCGGAGGAACCGCGGACCAAGGACCTCTTCGTCCTCGGCGACAGCGTAAGCCAGTTCGAGATGGGCGACTGGGAAGAGGTGTGGCACTCGGCATCTTCGGGCACAATCGCATTTACAGGCGGTGAAATCCTGTGCAGCGTGACCCCGGCCATGACGGTCATCGACATCGATGGCGACCTTGCACCCCGCGACCTTGCGCTCGCCGCTGTGCCAGCCATCGCCAAGGCGCTGCGCTGGTTCGATATTGGCGGGAATATCGGCATCGACTTTCCCACTCTGGAGGCGAAAGCGGATCGCCGTGCGGTTGACGAAGCGCTCGAACAAGCGCTCGCCAACTGGTCGCATGAGCGCACCTCTATGAACGGATTTGGCTTCGTGCAGATCGTCGCGCGGCTTGAAGGTCCCTCGCTCCTCCACCGTTTCGCGGCGTCGCGCACCGCCTTATGCGCGCGTTATGCGATACGCGTGGCAGAACGCGCCACGGGCGCGGGTATCACATTGCTGCGCATCCACCCTGCGCTCAAGGCCAAGATCAAGGACGACTGGATCACAGACGTGGAGCGCCGCACAGGCCGCCCCTTGCAGATCGAGACCGATCCCGGCCTTGCGCTCGAAGCGCCTCATGCCCAAGTCGTCAGCACATGA